A genomic region of Plasmodium malariae genome assembly, chromosome: 14 contains the following coding sequences:
- the PmUG01_14040000 gene encoding 4-nitrophenylphosphatase, putative has translation MNMSLIHLHPNKSEDLVKIKHKCEAFMKEWKIEKSMDAKDFLQKFKVFFFDCDGVLWRGNEVIKGAVEVIEKLLKENKKVYFITNNSTKSRATLLDKFHKLGFTNVKKENILCTSYAIAKYFIEKEEYATGKKKIYVIGEKGICDELDSYNLSWLGSYNDDDKKVIIKDDLEINVDKNIGAVVVAIDFNINYYKIQYAHLCINDLDAEFIVSNKDATANFTSKQKWAGTGSVVASIEAVSLKKPLILGKPNLFMIETVLKDLNVHSSQIVMVGDRLDTDIHFAQNCKIKSILVSTGVTDSNIYLNHNNLNIQPDYFMKSISEFL, from the coding sequence ATGAATATGTCGTTAATACACTTGCATCCAAATAAAAGTGAAGAtcttgtaaaaataaaacataaatgtGAAGCGTTTATGAAAGAGtggaaaatagaaaaatctATGGACGCAAAAGATTTTCTTCAAAAATTTAAGGTGTTCTTTTTTGACTGTGATGGCGTATTGTGGAGAGGAAATGAAGTTATAAAAGGAGCAGTAGAAGTTATTGAAAAGTTAttgaaagaaaataaaaaggtttattttattacaaataacTCAACAAAATCAAGAGCTACGTTATTAGATAAATTTCATAAGTTAGGTTTTACTAATGTtaagaaagaaaatattctttGTACATCATATGCGATtgctaaatattttattgaaaaagaagaatatgcaactggtaaaaaaaaaatttatgtaatagGAGAAAAAGGGATATGCGATGAATTAGATTCATATAACCTTTCATGGTTAGGTAGCtataatgatgatgataaaaaagtaattataaaagaTGACTTAGAAATAAAtgtagataaaaatattggaGCAGTTGTAGTTGCAAttgattttaatataaattattataaaattcaatatgcacatttatgtattaatgaTTTAGATGCTGAATTCATTGTATCTAATAAAGATGCTACTGCAAATTTTACGTCAAAACAAAAATGGGCAGGTACAGGTTCTGTCGTTGCATCTATAGAAGCTGTGTCTCTTAAGAAGCCTCTAATATTAGGAAAACCAAATTTGTTTATGATTGAAACGGTGTTGAAAGATTTGAATGTACATTCATCACAAATTGTTATGGTAGGTGATAGACTGGATACTGATATCCATTTTGCTCAAAACTGTAAAATCAAATCTATTCTTGTTTCCACAGGAGTAACTGATTCGAACATTTATTTGAACCATAATAACTTAAATATCCAGCCTGACTATTTTATGAAGTCTATTTCGGAATTTTTATAA
- the MYCBP gene encoding C-Myc-binding protein, putative produces the protein MSAPEGINHIKDDFIRYLEEHEVINHISRVLLKLFEEKEKPNDAIKFIREHLYNAAVDVSIDDLKRENTFLRQENQKLTKKFEELNDTLKKLVHSQGGLDDKNITDDK, from the exons ATGAGCGCTCCTGAAGGTATAAACCATATAAAAGATGATTTTATCAGATATTTAGAGGAACATGAAGTAATAAATCATATAAGCCgtgttcttttaaaattatttgaagaaaaagaaaaacctAATGATGCCATTAAATTCATACGTGAACATTTGTATAACGCAGCAGTGG atgtATCCATAGATGATTTAAAACGGGAGAATACGTTTCTTCGACAAGAAAATCAAAAACTAACGAAAAAATTTGAAGAGCTTAAtgatacattaaaaaaactgGTTCATAGTCAAGGAGGCTTAGACgacaaaaatataacagaCGATAAATAG
- the PmUG01_14040200 gene encoding conserved Plasmodium protein, unknown function, which produces MTHSNTSVFLFTVQGILASLTCGLCCFIYAYCCNSKHLKSDTNNKEERGNKRSISKLSSDSYDCSTFKKSKVQTKKKTEKEKLSELINNKANEYNAISLEKKLNCMEDGISNAKLLKKGTTDECSANGSSENSHCIKADQEVHQENRYNKGASKMMTHCAQMINSNKGIYNKTVLNASNRNDSSNRSNSSNINSSNINSSSINSSNINSSNINSSNSNSSNSNSSNSNNNGNSGSIGRSSSNSSSSNKEFFSRRRKNDLEEYYDLNELMNKYENKSSAYMEGSNSNNIAPIIYNEDRQKYLSNNNNTTHNICSHERALFTRGNNINKNTIPFDENRNTFNKHKKDSYITNRDYKKGNKNNSTNIVFSNVCTRTKGEKSNNITVNNTTAGDYKSKWNSLQSDEERAINQNMEKTNYNKAIFKEEKLYIKKEEENTTNMTNELMADHYNDIITKPNKKKSGHRNNFYNSRKEYKYYVNDCENYEDKEKEINSMQRKQMNNFISPNKLNYAYAQSSNLILTKYDENTLLKNYENIFDSLDRNMSINREVNNLENSANIATTCTNINSRNLSKREIERSRKLPIYDTYSSSSHTLDSSTSFSRNRNGSNQNVLIEETAVVPAYGAINMPLYPCERHMHNLGMCIDSSNNRTNHSSNHSSNHNSNHNSNYSSNHSSNHNSNHNSNHSSSHSSSHSSNNGDGNICRVPSTGSYYESKNNNSNDTFQIKDIMASDQIHSNFVNFDKSKKIPKNKLFYNSNMESLLKAKRETSLSLGHLKNEKNFCLSREKISKKDNKRERQSNKNSMMFYSVPEQKHFSSYNSNSITTNTACDIINGNMNICVNNNRFNKIDTNHLNGGSDRINYSSLEMVQGGKFEKKKKKKFYNHSFEHLLERPLERQLGPSFKRSLEHSLERPSRIGRNEIYEEEEEQQQEEGGREKNRNADNYSSCSSLLKNCDNGKPLMQKQQLDDCTCLSEYTYENYSFHPLEKINCSNENYTNSNKYEYCGICPPVNNIIPLRNSHRTFEDISINKCKRKENKTMKTKSEYCDDMFLLTDDNLDYYNIWREKIQKNNINKTNYKSNKQTMLESFNSITNRGEQKLQFNKYNEYTHAPSVTYNAWAEVREGEKERNKMKRTTTTTAAANGTTTAAANGTTTTAANGTTTTAANGTTTAAANGTTTTAANGTTTSAITATYMSGGEEESSAFVHKKETEEEFKKKKKKKKDKLNGYKNNKEIKDIIYAYLQNSKNEYNMTNMNNSEMLIEKMVNKYGSQVNLHKDTYTKENKESKKASSKSTPHNCFKENLENIRTTKEKVDNDEAFTEIEKMKKKKNRSVPIKKMENNCEQNFIQHMQESGSRKSNKNMSSSSENENKNNSIYLKNEKEESKLCIVKKEHQNNIDMMNQTVRRSARMKSKTYKKKKKNFDIDTYSKYSSAERKNKKLKNAEEKVNNKINIKKEGMIDKNQKIPNLQKVQKMEKQIMSKTLPMELKILKDKDVLSEKYKLNVLVQKKQNFDEYRCASGFVNFLIEHIQEKTKKEEKENFDDLLKFVLKLISIYKIKTIDFIEAFLILETINLTVLRENPIEEWVLVTFHFLKGNMINQNLKFIINSLKLDNVIISNVTASFYMNKKPIKMTETITNRVLTILSKVVRRRSSRIKIFNSLNGEHKSKEAHEEVELLGSCWQPVNVDGTPEK; this is translated from the coding sequence atgactCATAGTAACACCTCGGTATTTTTGTTTACTGTGCAAGGCATATTGGCGTCGCTGACATGTGGGCTATGCTGTTTTATATATGCCTATTGTTGTAATAGTAAACACCTTAAAAGTGatactaataataaagagGAAAGGGGCAATAAAAGAAGTATTTCTAAGTTAAGTTCAGACAGTTATGATTGTTCTACCTTTAAAAAGAGTAAAGTGCAAACGAAAAAGAAAACTGAAAAGGAGAAGTTAAGcgaattaataaataacaaggcaaatgaatataatgctatttcattagaaaaaaagttaaattgtATGGAGGATGGTATATCAAatgcaaaattattaaaaaagggtACTACTGATGAATGTAGCGCAAATGGTAGCAGCGAAAACAGTCATTGTATTAAAGCTGATCAAGAAGTACACCAAGAAAACCGTTACAACAAAGGAGCTAGCAAAATGATGACTCATTGTGCACAGATGATAAATAGTAACAAAGGGATATATAACAAAACTGTATTAAATGCAAGCAACAGGAATGATAGTAGTAACAGaagtaatagtagtaatattaatagtagtaatattaatagtagtagtattaatagtagtaatattaatagtagtaatattaatagtagtaatagtaatagtagtaatagtaatagtagtaatagtaataataatggtaataGTGGAAGTATAGGTAGAAGTAGTAGTaacagtagtagtagtaataaggAGTTTTTTTCAAGGAGAAGGAAAAACGATCTTGAAGAATATTATGACCTAAATGAATTAATGAACAAATACGAAAATAAGAGTAGTGCATACATGGAAGgcagtaacagtaataatatagCTCCAATAATTTACAATGAAGACagacaaaaatatttaagcaataataacaataccACCCATAATATCTGCTCACACGAAAGAGCATTATTCACTCGTGGTAATaacataaacaaaaatactaTACCATTTGATGAGAATAGAAATACCTTTAATAAACATAAGAAGGATAGTTACATTACAAATAGAGATTATAAAAAggggaataaaaataattctacaaatattgtttttaGCAATGTTTGTACAAGAACTAAAGGAGAAAAAAGTAACAACATTACTGTTAATAATACCACTGCAGGCGATTATAAATCAAAATGGAACAGTCTTCAAAGTGATGAAGAAAGAGCTATCAAtcaaaatatggaaaaaacaaaCTATAATAAGGCAATTTTTAAAGAGgaaaagttatatattaaaaaggagGAGGAAAATACTACAAATATGACAAATGAATTAATGGCTGATCATTACAATGATATTATAACAaaaccaaataaaaaaaaaagcggacatagaaataatttttataattcacgaaaggaatataaatattatgtaaatgatTGTGAGAATTATGAagataaagaaaaggaaataaattcTATGCaaagaaaacaaatgaataatttcATCTCCCCAAATAAACTAAATTACGCATATGCTCAGTCttctaatttaatattaacaaaatatgatgaaaacactcttttgaaaaattatgaaaatatatttgattcGCTTGACAGAAATATGTCTATCAATAGGGAAGTTAACAATTTAGAAAATAGCGCGAACATAGCTACAACATGTACCAACATAAATAGTCGAAATTTATCAAAACGCGAAATTGAAAGGTCGAGGAAGCTTCCCATATATGACACCTATTCCAGTTCTAGTCATACGCTAGATAGTAGCACCTCCTTCAGCCGAAACAGAAACGGAAGTAACCAAAATGTTCTCATAGAAGAAACGGCAGTAGTACCAGCATATGGAGCAATAAATATGCCTCTATACCCATGCGAAAGGCACATGCATAATCTTGGCATGTGCATCGATAGTAGCAACAATAGAACTAATCATAGCAGCAATCATAGCAGCAATCATAACAGCAATCATAACAGCAATTATAGCAGCAATCATAGCAGCAATCATAACAGCAATCATAACAGCAATCATAGTAGCAGTCATAGCAGCAGTCATAGCAGTAACAACGGCGATGGCAACATTTGTAGGGTTCCAAGCACTGGTAGTTATTACGAAAGCAAAAACAACAACTCTAATGACACATTTCAAATTAAGGACATAATGGCAAGTGATCAAATACACAgcaattttgtaaattttgaTAAATCTAAAAAGattccaaaaaataaattattttataattctaaTATGGAAAGTTTGTTAAAAGCAAAAAGAGAAACTTCCTTATCTTTAGGacatttgaaaaatgaaaaaaatttttgtttatcaagagaaaaaatatccaaaaaagataataaaagggaaagacaaagtaataaaaacagTATGATGTTTTATAGTGTACCGGAGCAAAAACATTTTAGCAGTtacaatagtaatagtatcACTACTAACACTGCTTGTGATATAATTAATGGTAATATGAATATCTGTGTGAATAATAATAGATTTAATAAGATTGATACTAATCACTTGAACGGTGGAAGTGACCGTATAAATTACTCCTCTTTAGAAATGGTGCAAGGAGGGaaattcgaaaaaaaaaaaaaaaaaaaattttataaccATTCTTTTGAGCATTTACTAGAACGGCCACTAGAGCGACAACTTGGACCGTCATTCAAAAGGTCATTAGAACATTCACTTGAGCGACCGTCGAGAATCGGAAGAAAcgaaatatatgaagaagaagaagaacaACAACAAGAAGAAGGAggtagagaaaaaaatagaaatgcAGATAATTACTCATCGTGCTCAAGCCTCTTAAAAAATTGTGATAATGGAAAACCATTAATGCAGAAACAACAGTTAGATGATTGTACATGCTTATCAGAGTATACGTAcgaaaattattcttttcatcctttagaaaaaataaactgtagtaatgaaaattacacgaattcaaataaatatgaatattgtGGAATATGTCCTCctgttaataatatcatCCCATTACGCAACTCTCATAGAACATTCGAAGATAtatcaataaataaatgtaagcgaaaggaaaataaaacaatgaaaacaaaaagtgAATATTGTGATGACATGTTTTTATTAACGGATGATAACCTTGATTATTACAACATATGGagagaaaaaatacaaaaaaataatatcaataAAACGAATTATAAAAGTAACAAACAAACAATGTTAGAATCATTTAACAGTATTACGAATAGGGGTGAACAAAAATTACAGTTCAACAAATATAACGAATACACGCATGCACCTTCAGTTACTTACAATGCATGGGCAGAAGTTAGAGAGGGGGAAAAAGAACgcaataaaatgaaaagaactactactactactgctgctGCCAATGGtactactactgctgctGCCAATggtactactactactgctgcCAATggtactactactactgctgcCAATGGtactactactgctgctGCCAATggtactactactactgctgcCAATGGTACTACTACTTCTGCTATTACTGCTACATACATGTCTGGAGGCGAAGAAGAATCTAGTGCATTCGTACACAAAAAAGAGACCGAagaagaatttaaaaaaaaaaaaaaaaaaaaaaaagataaattgaatgggtacaaaaataataaagaaattaaagacattatatatgcatatctacaaaattcaaaaaatgaatataatatgaCAAATATGAATAACTCCGAAAtgttaatagaaaaaatggtaaataaATACGGCAGTCAAGTGAATTTACATAAagatacatatacaaaagaaaacaaagaaaGCAAAAAGGCATCAAGTAAAAGTACACCTCATAACTGTTTTAAGGAAAATTTAGAGAACATTAGAACAACAAAGGAAAAAGTAGATAATGATGAAGCGTTTacagaaatagaaaaaatgaaaaaaaaaaaaaatagatctgttccaataaaaaaaatggagaatAATTGtgaacaaaattttattcaacATATGCAAGAATCAGGAAGTAGGAAATCTAATAAAAACATGAGTTCTTCAtctgaaaatgaaaataaaaataacagtatatacttgaaaaatgaaaaagaagaaagtaAACTTTGTATTGTGAAAAAAGAACATCAAAACAATATCGATATGATGAACCAAACTGTTAGAAGAAGCGCTAGGATGAAaagtaaaacatataaaaaaaaaaaaaaaaattttgatattGACACATACAGTAAATATTCAAGTgcggaaagaaaaaataaaaaattaaaaaatgcgGAAGAAAAGGTGAATAACaagataaatattaaaaaagaaggaatgATAGATAAAAACCAAAAAATTCCAAACTTACAAAAGGTgcaaaaaatggaaaaacaaattatgtCCAAGACACTACCGATGGAGCTAAAAATACTTAAGGATAAAGACGTTTTAAgtgaaaaatacaaattaaatgtattggtacaaaaaaagcaaaattttGATGAATACAGATGTGCTTCAGGATTtgtgaattttttaatagaacacattcaagaaaaaacaaaaaaggaagaaaaagaaaattttgacgatttattgaaatttgtattaaaattaataagcatctataaaattaaaacaatagATTTCATAGAAGCTTTTCTAATTCTTGAAACAATTAACCTAACTGTCCTTAGAGAGAACCCCATTGAAGAATGGGTTTTAGTTACATTTCATTTTCTAAAAGGAAATATGATAAACCAGAATCtaaaattcataattaaTTCGTTGAAATTAGATAATGTAATAATCAGTAATGTAACAGCatctttttatatgaacaaaaaaccTATTAAAATGACGGAAACAATTACTAACAGGGTTCTTACCATATTATCAAAAGTAGTAAGAAGAAGATCTTcaagaattaaaatatttaatagcTTAAATGGTGAACATAAATCTAAAGAGGCACATGAAGAGGTTGAACTGTTGGGTTCTTGCTGGCAGCCAGTTAATGTAGACGGAACACctgaaaaatga
- the PmUG01_14040300 gene encoding calcium-dependent protein kinase 3, putative, giving the protein MPLKKTPFSFISDTISNIKNEKRKCETDSLKRINSYEHIKELKVPELGNFKIVRVLLKGLSSTLCLCQWNIDCRKTLVLCNYVKYINNDIVSWNIKIDETNKTDLDSCSIKTENSINISSTKEISYTERMLGCYRNGRKQSDNRASEAEICNYEYIGMANFFTNDNERTNEDDKGDYKDDYSWHGGKDNHSSNNNSNGSNNADTSNYVGASSHVDANSQVGGNGNMNDYRIDDGYSDSLYLDRSNSSDEYKIFHLVLKIKHKRLYYKKRDIDELREEIEIHKKLKHSNILQMILSAEDENDIWVFLEYSSIGDLYSYVGFNILQEKEVKIIVSQILFALYYLHIKGIIHCDIKPQNILLFQIEESILHDSDVLSDLEMPHHSTMCKKLNFKKLVSSINENTANSPNSNTFKSIIKIGDFGLSVKCAFDQFYPYRGIKGSYGFIAPELFQECNFNNKIDMWALGIIIYVLLGGYKPFYPCSKFEEKVTFHERYWFNISPEAKNFIQSLLQINPSKRLNVIEAIDHPWIKNYFIST; this is encoded by the exons ATGCCTTTGAAAAAAACgcctttttcatttatttctgACACAATTtcgaatataaaaaatgaaaagaggAAATGCGAAACGGATTCATTAAAGAGAATAAATTCGTATGAGCatattaaagaattaaaagTACCCGAATTaggtaattttaaaatagtcCGGGTTTTGTTAAAAGGGTTATCAAGTACATTATGTTTATGTCAGTGGAATATTGACTGTAGAAAAACTTTGGTTCTTTGTAATTATgtaaagtatataaataatgatatagtAAGttggaatataaaaatagatgaaacaaataaaacaGACTTAGATAGCTGCAGCATAAAAACAGAGAAcagtataaatatttcttcaaCTAAAGAAATATCATACACAGAAAGAATGTTAGGTTGTTACAGAAATGGTAGGAAGCAAAGCGACAACCGTGCGAGTGAAGCAGAAATTTGTAATTATGAGTATATAGGAAtggctaatttttttacaaatgatAATGAAAGAACAAATGAAGACGACAAGGGAGACTACAAGGATGACTATAGTTGGCATGGTGGTAAAGATAATCATTCAAGTAATAACAATTCAAATGGAAGCAACAATGCTGATACAAGCAACTATGTCGGTGCAAGTAGCCATGTAGATGCAAATAGTCAAGTCGGTGGAAATGGTAATATGAACGATTATCGCATTGATGATGGGTATAGCGATAGCCTCTACCTTGATAGAAGCAATAGCAGTGAtgaatacaaaatatttcatttggttcttaaaataaaacataaaagattatactataaaaaaagggaTATTGATGAACTAAGagaagaaatagaaatacataaaaaattaaaacatagtaatattttacaaatgaTATTAAGTGCAGAAGATGAGAATGATATTTGGGTGTTTTTAGAATATTCTTCCATTGGggatttatattcatatgtaggtttcaatatattacaagaaaaagaagttaaaataattgtaaGCCAAATTTTATTTGCTTTATACTATCTTCATATTAAAGGAATAATACACTGTGATATTAAACCACAGAACATATTGCTCTTTCAGATAGAAGAATCAATCTTACATGATTCTGATGTTTTATCGGATCTAGAAATGCCACATCATAGTACTATGTGTAAAAAACTAAACTTTAAGAAATTGGTTAGTTcgataaatgaaaatacagCAAATAGTCCAAACAGTAATACTTTTAAAAGTATCATAAAAATAGGAGACTTCGGATTATCAGTAAAGTGTGCATTTGATCAATTTTATCCTTACAGAGGAATTAAAGGAAGTTATGGTTTTATTGCTCCTGAGTTGTTTCAa GAATGCAATTTCAATAACAAAATAGATATGTGGGCATTAGGAATAATTATCTACGTCCTCCTAGGAGGATACAAACCCTTTTATCCTTGTTCTAAATTTGAG gaaaaagtGACATTCCACGAAAGATATTGGTTTAACATATCGCCAGAAGCTAAGAATTTTATTCAGTCACTATTACAAATTAACCCATCGAAAAGGCTGAATGTGATTGAAGCTATAGACCACCCATG gataaagaattattttatcagCACGTAG